The segment TAATTCCGAGTCACCAATGGCCGGTAGCTACCACCGTCTCCTGGACTCCAGCAGCCCTACACATCACAGGCCAAGCAAAACGCTTTCATTCGCCACTTCTTTACCCCTGGGAGTATCTTTAGCACTGGCGTCTGCCCACGCTCATTCTTTTGATACACACTAGACATTGAAAGGGAGGATTTCAATGGCGAAGGGAGGTAACGGCCGGCCATGCCTCCTGATCCGGATAGCGTTCGGGTGCATGAGGATGAGCCGCGATTCGGTCAAACTATGTACTCTACCTCACTAGCCTTCCGTAATCGCTTACGATAATTGGCGGACAGTCAAAATGAGTATCCGCTGATATCTTGTTTCTTCACTGGAGAATATTTGGCTTGTCTATGGGGCTCGAAACAATACAGTGACCTTGACGAAGTTACATTTACCGATCATTTAGTCAATGAACACGCAAGCCCGTCCGAGTCAAAATAGAAGGCTACTATAGTCTAGGCTGAGCTCAACACTTTTATTGATAATATTACGGTTCATATGATTCTCTTCTCAATGAACTGTGTTAATGTGCCGCAATCATATTTCGATTTTGTAACTTAGAAACGGGCCTGTAGGAGACTATCTAtttgaatgaatgaatgaacgGATTTATTCCGCCCGGGAGGATACGCCTTATAGCGCCCACAACGTTAAATATGTCGACGGTTTCATGTAAGCCAAGCACGCATGAGTGAAAATGGCGCTTCGGAATAATAATCCTTATGGAGAAACCCTCCGCGTACGCTAGGTTCTCACGTTGGCAGGTGGAAAAGTCGCTTGGCTGAGGCTACGCGTGAAGTCCACGCAAGCATCTCGAAAGCTTAGGCCAGTCATGGTCTCGATCTAAACCCCAATTCTAGAAATCGTCTCGAGGTATCCTCCTTCATCCCGCCAGCCTGTTTTCTAACGTTGGAAACTTGGCCGACGCCGAGAGCCTCTTGATACGTCATTTTTCTGCTCTTGCCACACCATCCCGCCGTTAGATCCTCCATTATGGTATGTTTCTATTGCAGGACTCATCCAATAACAGGTGCGGTGCAGTAGTATCGTTAAAAACGGTGGTGTTTATACTGGACGTTGCGACTCCAATTGAAGTTAAAGAGCCCAAAAAACTCGTTTTGAAGATACCCGTGGTCCGTATAATGTGAGTTGGCCAtgtggtggtggttgcgGTTCAGACGCAAGTATCAATTCATACCATTCCTGGCCAACCTACGCAGCGGTAACAGAGACGGTAGCAATTTAAAATTATCACAAAGATACCCTCAAAATCCTCTGACAACACAACAATACCCTGATCCTAAAACAATTAAAAGAATGTCGGAAACTAAGGACCATATTTCCATCCCCGAAGCCCAGGCCAAAGACACGACAACAGACACTACTTCCCGTGAGCAACAGAATCTTAGTGCGTTCACAGTCCCATACCCGAGCTTGGCGCTTATCACCCCTATTGCAGTTAACCTTCAGTCAGTTCTCCGGAGCGCTGCTGGTGTAGTGAATGAGGCCGGAGACACCCTAGATGGTTTTGGTAACATCGTAGGCAAGATTGCAGACACTGACCCGTAGGCAACACTGTCAGCAGTGCGGGTTATGTTATCAGCTCTACCGGTGATGCCCTAGGCAAGACCATGCTATTAGGGCAGGAGAAACAGGGCGAAGAGAAGCAAGAGGAGCAACCGGCAGAACCCAGCTTGcacgatgaggaagatggcaAATACGCGACTCAGCCAGCCAAGAAGCCGCCTGGCGGCCGGGGTCTTAGCAGCCTAAAGGATATCGTTAATGGTGATACTGGTGCTGTCGGAAACACTGCTTATGTTGTCGATGACACAGACAAACCCACCGTTGGCGACATAATTGGCGGCCTGGGTCTCGGAGGCAAGTCGGACGAGACGCTGGAAACTCCCAAGCAGGTCGAGGAAGCCAAGGACCAGGTGGCCGAAGTCAAGGCCGAGAACCAGAAGGGCACTAGTATCAGGCTCGAGGGCCGCGGTGGGCCCACAGACAACAAGGAGGCAGCCTAGACGCAGGACAAGCTCAAAAACGTTCGCCTTGAGGAGGCAAAGGACGAAACTTCCAAGGCGGAAAATGTCGCCAAAGAAGTCCAACCTGAAGAGGAAAAATCCGAAGGCTTGGCAAAAGCAGCCTAAGGACGTGATGGAGCAGAAGCCCGAAGACATCACTTCCAAGGTCGACGAGCAAGAATGTACCAAGTGTGCCCCTCAGGATAATCCCCCAAGTCGGAGATTCCCGAAGGCGAGATTCTCAAGTCCGAGGCCCCCAAGTCCAAGACTCCTGGCAAGGAGGTTCCTAgtgttgaggctgctggTAATGAAGAAGCGGTGTCGAAGGGTTCTGGCATCGAGGCCCTTAAGTCGATGGCTCCTGATGACGAGGCTGCTGGCGAATTGGCTGAATAGGCAAAGGAGAAGGTTGCCGAAGGGGAGCCTCTTCATTATCGCTAATTCGAATTATTCGCTCGGAACTCAAACCCTCTGACCAATACCCTCCCACTTCAAAATTGATCTCCGGAATCTGATGATGGGCTATGAGGAGCCAAGCCCCAAAAACTGGTTTCGTCAATACATCTAGGACGGCGTAGGCGATAATTGCCGAGTCCACAGATATATTTTTTGCGCCGTCTGAGATACCCCAAACACTAATGACAGGTCAAATCAGCCAGTTATAAACTAGAAATGGAGGACCTACATTAGGTAAATCGTCCAGAGAATCAGAATGAAGGTGGCCATGGAACTAAAAAGCTTGGTGACCTTGGCACCCTTGGCGTCCACCGTTTGAGAACCATGAACTGCAACATGCCAGATGACAAACAGATAAGAAAAGCATGCGATCGCGAACCACCCCCATGTCTGCGCGGTATTGTCACAGCCGAAGGCCGCAAAGAGCCCTGACAAGACCATAACAAGAACAGCCACAATAGCCATTAAGGTGTGAGCGCCATCAACCCCAGCGAGAAGACAGAGCTCCAGTAACAAAAGAGGGATTGTCAGGCTCGAATCAACAAAACGAGCCCAGAATACCTCACGGCAAACATGGCGAAGTATATTGGGTACATGCTTATGGTCTTCTCTGATCGTTTGGCAGATGAAGGCCGCAGCATGGCCTGATGCCATGGCGAAGTAAGAAAGAGCGGAAATAATGGTAATCAAAGTAGTAATAACATGGTATAATCGGCGAGACATGACAATGGTAGAGGACCGTAGAGCGAAGACAGCGGACGCGATGACCATACCGGTAATCCCGAAGACGATCCAGAGAGCACGCATGCCGTTACGACCGACGACTTGGCAAGTAGTTGAGATGGCTAACTCTGATTAGAATTGAGTGTTTCAAGTTCACAGTTATATCTCGGACATACGGACGACGGCTGGAATGGTGGCAACCGCTGTGTGGATTGTATGCGCGTTTGCAATCATTTTGCAGGCGTTCAGTGGCAGCACTGTAAGAAAAGCATGCATACGAGCAATGAGCGGAAGTTAGAACCGAGCTTCACCTCCGTGGGGAAGAACGGTTAAAATGAGCAAATAAGGCCCTCGTAATTCTGCACCATTTTCGTAACAGACGCCATGCGTTacatgttgatgttgctcaAAGCTAAGCGGTGATGCGGGGTATGTATGAAGGAGGAGCGCTTCCTGGGGTCACGTCAATTTACCGTCATGACCTCACCTCATTGCCTCGTTCACACCATCAGAATTGGCGTGGGAACCTTGTCATATAGAATTGGAACGAGGGCAACCTCGCCAGTAACCTAAACTCATAGGTAAACCGTATGCCATCATGCGATCACGCATAAACTCTCCCATCGAATGGCGAAAAGTTCCGCTACGTACCTCGCCCCACATGATCCCGGTCATCCCGAGAGTACTGTTGAACAGGGGTCTTGCGCTACCATCGCGGAGGTGAAAAACTTCACTGCATTTTTAACCGCACCCAAGGCAATCAGAAAACTGTTGTCGTTGGTTCGACCAACGAGAGTGTGTGGGACGGTTTGTCAGCCCACCGTCATGACGGATCCGATGGGAACCGAGATCGTGGTGGTTTCCATCCCCAGAGCACGCAATCAGCAAGACTCACCGAGCATGGTACCAGTGCTATGCATTGTGTGCTTTAGCCCACTAGACTGGAGATATCGCTGCACCTATGCGAGCTCGGCGGTGATCGACGGGTTGCCTGTCCCAATCTGTATTCTGGAATCAGCGCCGTTTTCATCCTCACGGCAGGGCATGACGGGCACTGGCCGCCCAAGAATTAGAGGGGCCCGTACAGGAAAAAGAGCAAAATTGGCGCAACACGATGGAGGCGTAGAGAGCAAACTATAGTCCATGTCGGCAGTCTCGGACGCGGATTGGTTTGGATGAATGGACTTTGGTCTCAAAACAAGGCTCATTCACCGACAGGTGATGAAACTGCACGTTGTGATCTTTAAATTTGTTGAAGTAAAAGGgttgattgtgttgttgttaGTTCTAAGTTACATGTGTCTGAGAGGAGCACAGCTCCTTACATAGTATCCACATCCTagccaccagcagatcgGACCACCTTAGCCATACTGTCTCAACAAAATTAACAGTAGCGGAAAGACATGTTACCCGGGGAAACACGAGCTTTTGAACTTTCGGATGAAGCCGAGTGTAGCATGTGAACCATCTGCAATCTACCCCCGATCGGGAAGTGAACGTCAGGGTGAAGTGGTCGACGCAAGCCCAAGAGAGGTTTGCAACGTCCTCCGATCAGGACCAGATCGCCGCACTGCCCTGATTTGCTGTATCTCACCGGCTAAACCACTAACAAGGTTGCAGTCAACGCGATGTAAGCCATGGCAAAGGGCTTGGGATAGACTTTTTTGGGTCGTCTCCTGCTGCTTGCTATTTTGCTCTATGAGCGCTTCCTTCAGCCATTTTAGTGATCCTGGGCTCCTCGTTCAGTTGTACGTAATCC is part of the Fusarium oxysporum Fo47 chromosome VII, complete sequence genome and harbors:
- a CDS encoding uncharacterized protein (expressed protein), which produces MLLGQEKQGEEKQEEQPAEPSLHDEEDGKYATQPAKKPPGGRGLSSLKDIVNGDTGAVGNTAYVVDDTDKPTVGDIIGGLGLGGKSDETLETPKQVEEAKDQVAEVKAENQKGTSIRLEGRGGPTDNKEAA